A single Kwoniella bestiolae CBS 10118 chromosome 8, complete sequence DNA region contains:
- a CDS encoding iron donor protein CyaY: MASSSRVSHLLRGIRPIPHTSTVQPISKRSITSLSTRQRPIPSFLTQNTQLRSSPASSSSFTPILRGFTTSSRRQTEQGEKPASTLSPEEYEQVSERDMDILHENLEVYVEQFGQNDWEVEYSSGVMTLLLPPHGTYVINKQPPNLQIWMSSPVSGPSRFDYISSKGWVHHRDESIVFSKLLEGELREFLRKSGKETEAEEWDGTGL, translated from the exons ATGGCCTCTTCTTCCCGTGTATCTCACCTACTCAGGGGCATCCGACCCATCCCCCACACTTCGACCGTACAACCAATAAGTAAACGATCAATAACATCCCTCTCGACTCGACAACGCCCAATCCCCTCGTTTCTCACGCAGAACACTCAGCTCAGATCATCTCCcgcttcatcatcatcattcacacCGATATTGAGAGGATTTACAACCAGTAGCAGACGTCAGACGGAACAAGGGGAGAAACC CGCCTCGACCCTCTCTCCAGAAGAATACGAGCAAGTCTCTGAACGAGATATGGATATTCTGCATGAGAATCTGGAAGTGTACGTAGAGCAGTTTGGGCAGAATGATTGGGAAGTGGAATATAGT TCAGGCGTCAtgaccctcctcctcccccctcaCGGAACATACGTAATCAACAAACAACCTCCCAACCTGCAAATATGGATGTCCTCCCCCGTATCTGGTCCATCGCGATTCGATTATATCTCAAGTAAAGGGTGGGTGCATCATCGAGATGAGTCGATAGTGTTTAGTAAGTTATTAGAGGGGGAGCTGAGAGAGTTTCtgaggaagagtgggaaagagacggaggcggaggaatgggatgggacgggGTTGTAG